Proteins encoded in a region of the Raphanus sativus cultivar WK10039 chromosome 8, ASM80110v3, whole genome shotgun sequence genome:
- the LOC108821606 gene encoding heat stress transcription factor A-4c-like produces MDLSPRRNRIHAFLSKAYEMVDDPSTDKIISWGPNGTTFVVWKPLKCSRDLLTRHLGITNFARFESYGFSKMTVCGQQLEFECSDFVKGHPELLDKIGDRYVAKLRAFHEKRYKPFEDKLKNAKTKEEWDLAVKEFFENNSKERRESRLRMETSPPPAQVPSNGS; encoded by the exons ATGGATCTTTCTCCCAGAAGAAACAGAATCCATGCTTTTCTCAGCAAAGCATATGAGATGGTTGATGATCCTTCCACGGATAAGATAATCTCATGGGGACCAAACGGCACGACGTTCGTGGTTTGGAAACCGCTCAAGTGTTCAAGAGACCTTCTTACCCGACACTTGGGAATCACAAACTTTGCAAGATTCGAGTCATAT GGTTTTAGCAAGATGACTGTGTGTGGACAACAGTTGGAGTTTGAATGCAGTGACTTTGTGAAGGGCCACCCTGAGCTTTTGGACAAGATTGGTGATCGCTACGTGGCCAAGTTGAGAGCTTTTCATGAGAAGAGGTACAAGCCTTTTGAGGATAAGCTTAAAAATGCAAAGACCAAGGAAGAGTGGGATCTAGCTGTGAAGGAGTTCTTTGAAAATAACAGTAAGGAGAGAAGGGAGAGCAGGCTGAGGATGGAGACCTCTCCTCCACCTGCTCAAGTGCCAAGTAATGGATCTTGA